Proteins found in one Seonamhaeicola sp. S2-3 genomic segment:
- a CDS encoding TIM-barrel domain-containing protein produces the protein MNKFSTVFLFVFIGLFAFGQNKNRTFFDVNYTEGDFLTIKVNDGLYKIRFYTKDIVETTFIPKGEQFDDVSHAVILHPKKVDVVYSYSPKNNNVFFKAKEGITVKIQKHPFQISYVYKDKPIISEKAGYVKNDSLETIQFNLSKDEVLYGGGARALGMNRRGNRLQLYNRAHYGYETRSELMNYTMPIVLSSNQYLIHFDNAPIGFLDLDSKGDNTLAYETVSGRKTYQVIVGKNWYDLLDNYTNLTGKQPMLPRWALGNFSSRFGYHSEAETEATIAKFKKEKIPVDAVILDLYWFGKEVMGTMGNLEFDKDSFPNPKQMIKNLRDNNVETILITEPFILTTSKKWDEAVKEDILAKDSVGNPFTYNFFFGNTGLIDIYNPKGKKWFKNIYKDLLKMGVTGFWGDLGEPEVHPKELIHATGTANELHNIYGHNWAELVYEASKEFNPDKRPFILMRAGYSGSQRFGMVPWSGDVNRTWGGLQSQPEIALQMGMQGLAYMHSDLGGFAGANLDDELYVRWLQYGVFQPIYRPHAQEEVPSEPVFRSGKAKVLAKKAIELRYKLLPYNYNLVYENNQFGKPLMRPLFFEEPNTPSLYGYSKTYLWGHDILVSPVLEQGKTEQEMYFPKNAIWFDFYSDEKVKGGQTKTVLLEENNIPTFIRAGAFIPMAKPMQSTKAYNANHLDVHYYFDESVKENKAEFYNDDGALANASETNNYEILEYKATFDKNRLKIEFEAEVGVNYNSQTKYFNLIVHNIQKQPKRINVGGKKVNVEWDGKLKSLTVPVVWQASKGKKILIKFKK, from the coding sequence ATGAACAAATTTAGTACAGTTTTTTTATTCGTTTTTATCGGTTTATTTGCATTCGGGCAAAATAAGAACAGAACGTTTTTTGATGTAAATTATACCGAAGGAGATTTTCTAACAATAAAGGTAAACGACGGTTTATATAAAATTCGATTTTATACAAAAGATATTGTTGAGACCACATTTATACCAAAAGGAGAGCAGTTTGATGATGTCTCACATGCCGTTATATTGCACCCCAAAAAAGTAGATGTGGTTTATAGTTATAGCCCTAAAAACAACAACGTTTTTTTCAAAGCAAAAGAAGGTATTACTGTAAAAATTCAAAAGCATCCTTTTCAAATTTCATATGTATATAAAGACAAGCCTATTATTTCAGAAAAAGCAGGTTATGTTAAAAATGATAGTTTAGAAACCATTCAATTTAACCTTTCTAAAGATGAAGTATTGTACGGTGGGGGTGCCCGTGCTTTAGGAATGAACAGAAGAGGGAACAGGTTGCAACTTTATAATAGAGCGCATTATGGTTATGAAACCAGAAGTGAATTAATGAATTACACCATGCCCATTGTATTATCATCTAATCAGTATTTGATTCATTTTGATAATGCACCAATTGGTTTTTTAGATTTAGATAGTAAAGGCGATAATACACTTGCTTACGAAACTGTTTCTGGCAGAAAAACCTATCAGGTTATTGTAGGCAAAAATTGGTATGATTTATTAGATAATTATACCAATTTAACAGGAAAACAACCTATGCTGCCACGTTGGGCTTTAGGGAATTTTTCTAGTAGATTTGGGTATCATTCAGAAGCAGAAACCGAAGCTACTATTGCTAAATTTAAAAAAGAAAAAATTCCGGTTGATGCGGTTATATTAGATTTATATTGGTTTGGAAAAGAGGTTATGGGCACAATGGGAAATTTAGAGTTTGATAAAGATTCTTTCCCAAACCCCAAGCAAATGATTAAAAACCTAAGAGATAATAATGTTGAAACTATTTTAATTACAGAGCCCTTTATTTTAACTACATCAAAAAAATGGGATGAAGCCGTTAAAGAGGATATTTTGGCTAAAGATTCCGTAGGAAATCCATTTACCTACAATTTCTTTTTTGGCAATACGGGACTCATAGATATTTATAATCCAAAAGGAAAAAAATGGTTTAAAAATATATATAAAGATCTATTAAAAATGGGTGTTACTGGTTTTTGGGGTGATTTAGGAGAACCAGAAGTACACCCAAAAGAACTAATACACGCCACTGGAACAGCCAATGAGCTACATAATATTTATGGCCATAATTGGGCAGAATTAGTTTATGAGGCTTCAAAAGAGTTTAATCCAGATAAAAGACCATTTATATTAATGCGTGCTGGCTATTCTGGTTCACAACGTTTTGGTATGGTTCCTTGGTCTGGAGATGTAAATAGAACTTGGGGCGGTTTACAAAGTCAACCCGAAATAGCATTGCAAATGGGCATGCAAGGGTTGGCATACATGCATTCAGATTTAGGTGGGTTTGCCGGCGCCAATTTAGATGATGAACTTTACGTGCGTTGGTTGCAATATGGTGTTTTTCAACCAATATACAGACCTCATGCACAGGAAGAGGTCCCTAGCGAACCCGTTTTTAGAAGTGGGAAAGCTAAGGTTTTGGCCAAAAAGGCTATAGAATTGCGTTATAAGTTATTGCCGTATAATTATAATTTGGTCTATGAAAATAACCAGTTTGGTAAACCGTTAATGAGACCTTTATTTTTTGAAGAGCCTAATACCCCTTCGCTTTATGGTTATTCAAAAACCTATTTGTGGGGCCATGATATTTTGGTGTCTCCAGTGTTAGAACAAGGCAAAACAGAACAGGAAATGTACTTTCCTAAAAACGCCATTTGGTTCGATTTTTATTCAGATGAAAAAGTAAAAGGCGGACAAACAAAAACAGTTTTACTTGAAGAAAATAATATTCCCACTTTTATTAGGGCCGGAGCATTTATTCCTATGGCAAAACCAATGCAGTCTACCAAAGCGTACAATGCTAATCATTTAGATGTACATTATTATTTTGACGAATCTGTAAAGGAAAATAAAGCTGAATTTTATAATGATGATGGGGCGTTAGCCAATGCTTCAGAAACAAATAATTATGAAATTTTAGAGTATAAAGCAACATTTGATAAAAACCGTTTGAAAATTGAATTTGAAGCCGAAGTAGGAGTTAATTACAATTCACAGACCAAATATTTTAACCTTATAGTTCATAACATACAAAAACAGCCAAAACGTATTAATGTAGGTGGTAAAAAAGTAAACGTTGAATGGGATGGTAAATTAAAATCATTAACTGTACCAGTGGTTTGGCAAGCTTCAAAAGGTAAAAAAATACTAATAAAATTTAAAAAATAA
- a CDS encoding glycoside hydrolase family 13 protein — MKTGVRLLVVFLVMLSFSCNKKKQDVTKESSTQSMEEFNEIERIEPLNWWVGFKNKNLQLLVKHPDISKATPKINYEGVTISEVHKADSPNYLFIDLIINETAKAGKFNIEFTFQNGDKKQQTYELKPREKASQHYVGFNSSDVIYLITPDRFANGDSSNDINEKLLEKSINRDDDYARHGGDIKGIINHLDYIHDMGFTAIWPCPLLTNDMPQASYHGYAMTNFYEIDPRFGTLDEYLELSSKMSKKGMKLVMDQVANHCGLNHWWMKDLPFKDWVNHQDNFEKNKDVWDNKNIIKSNHVRTSNQDIYASIKDKKEMTDGWFVSAMPDLNQRNPFMAKYIIQNSIWWIETANLGGIRQDTYPYSDKDFMSTWAGAIMDEYPNFSIVGEEWSYNPLLIGYWQNGANNKDGYNSNLKSPMDFAMQRNIVEGLNEEDTWDKGLVKMYEGLANDFHYATPKDILIFPDNHDMSRIFTQLNGNITNTKMALSYILTLPRIPQIYYGTEILMGDFEKPGDHGLVRSDFPGGWEGDTVNAFTRNGLTNEQKEMQSYVKKLLNYRKNSKAIHEGKTIHFAPKNKTYLLFRSLGDEVVVHIINKNETPIQLELDRFDEVGLKGKTLKNIITGETFVWNDVLELKEKGSLILTTKI; from the coding sequence ATGAAAACAGGTGTAAGGTTATTAGTTGTATTTTTAGTTATGCTTAGCTTTTCTTGTAATAAGAAAAAGCAAGATGTTACTAAAGAATCTTCAACACAATCTATGGAAGAATTTAACGAAATAGAACGCATAGAACCTCTTAATTGGTGGGTAGGTTTTAAAAATAAAAACCTTCAGTTATTGGTAAAACACCCAGATATTTCTAAAGCAACGCCTAAAATAAATTACGAAGGGGTAACTATAAGTGAAGTGCATAAAGCTGATAGTCCTAACTATTTGTTTATAGATTTAATTATTAATGAAACCGCCAAAGCCGGTAAGTTTAATATTGAATTCACATTTCAAAATGGTGATAAAAAACAGCAAACCTATGAGTTAAAACCTAGAGAGAAGGCTTCACAACATTATGTAGGTTTTAATAGCTCTGATGTTATTTATTTAATTACACCCGATCGTTTTGCAAATGGAGATTCATCAAATGATATTAATGAAAAACTTTTAGAAAAATCTATTAATAGAGATGATGATTATGCCAGACATGGCGGAGATATTAAAGGTATTATAAACCATCTAGATTACATTCATGATATGGGTTTTACGGCCATTTGGCCATGTCCGCTACTTACTAATGATATGCCACAAGCATCATATCATGGGTATGCAATGACTAATTTTTATGAAATAGACCCAAGGTTTGGAACTTTAGATGAGTACTTAGAACTATCTTCTAAAATGTCTAAAAAAGGCATGAAGTTAGTCATGGATCAAGTTGCTAATCATTGTGGTTTAAACCATTGGTGGATGAAAGATTTACCATTTAAAGATTGGGTAAATCATCAGGATAATTTTGAAAAAAATAAAGATGTTTGGGATAATAAAAACATTATAAAATCTAATCACGTAAGAACATCTAACCAAGATATTTACGCTTCAATAAAAGATAAAAAAGAAATGACCGATGGTTGGTTTGTTTCTGCAATGCCAGATTTAAATCAACGTAATCCTTTTATGGCTAAATATATCATTCAAAATAGTATTTGGTGGATTGAAACAGCAAATTTAGGTGGTATACGTCAAGATACTTATCCGTATTCAGACAAAGATTTTATGAGTACTTGGGCGGGAGCTATTATGGATGAATATCCTAATTTTAGTATTGTAGGCGAAGAGTGGAGCTATAACCCATTGCTTATTGGCTATTGGCAAAATGGCGCAAACAATAAAGATGGGTACAACTCCAATTTAAAATCGCCTATGGATTTTGCTATGCAACGCAATATTGTTGAAGGGCTCAATGAAGAAGATACATGGGATAAAGGCTTAGTTAAAATGTATGAAGGTTTGGCAAACGATTTTCATTATGCTACACCAAAAGATATCTTGATTTTTCCTGATAATCATGATATGAGTCGCATTTTTACCCAGCTAAATGGTAATATAACTAATACCAAAATGGCACTTAGTTATATTTTAACCTTACCAAGAATTCCGCAAATTTATTACGGAACAGAAATTTTAATGGGAGATTTTGAAAAACCAGGAGATCATGGCTTAGTAAGAAGTGATTTTCCAGGAGGATGGGAAGGCGATACTGTAAATGCTTTTACAAGAAACGGATTGACCAACGAACAAAAAGAGATGCAATCTTACGTTAAAAAATTACTCAATTATCGTAAGAACAGTAAAGCCATTCATGAAGGAAAAACAATTCATTTTGCCCCAAAAAACAAAACCTATCTGTTGTTTAGAAGTTTAGGAGATGAAGTGGTTGTGCATATAATCAATAAAAATGAAACACCAATTCAGCTTGAATTAGACCGGTTTGATGAGGTTGGTTTAAAGGGCAAAACTTTAAAAAACATTATTACTGGAGAAACTTTTGTATGGAATGATGTTCTAGAATTAAAAGAAAAAGGGAGCCTAATTTTAACTACTAAGATTTAG
- a CDS encoding alpha-amylase family glycosyl hydrolase — protein MNKTIALASMIVLTVILGCKKVQETEVVARTSLKKKQVIYQVFTRLFGNTNSTNKPWGTIEENGVGKFNDFTDKALKEIKDLGVTHIWYTGVPHHDVITDYTEFGISMDDPDVVKGRAGSPYAVKDYYNVNPDLAVDVNNRLGEFKALIERSHKAGLKVVIDIVPNHVARNYEGLTNPEGVVDFGANDDKSVTYNVNNNFYYNPDESFKVPVWENNYSPLGDEKHPLEDGEFDENPAKWTGNGSRLSQPKMNDWYETVKINYGIAPDGTKDFDELPEGFENKDYKAHLQFWKDKKIPDSWKKFKDIALYWLDMGVDGFRFDMAEMVPVEFWSYMNSNIKNKNPEAFLLAEVYNPSLYRDYIKKGKMDYLYDKVQLYDTLKHVMQGHGKTDNIPPIQEDLKDIEHHMLHFLENHDEQRIASPEFAGNAKKGKPAMVVSATISTSPTMIYFGQELGEPGAEDAGFGKPSRTSIFDYIGVPTLQRWVNNKQFDGGQSTAEEKELRDFYKRLLNFTINSTALAGNYQDIHLYNRKHTNNYSDRVLSFVRWSIEEKLIVISNFDDSNSYEFNLEIPQELINTLSLKDGVYTVKDELYGKYKSSLNIKNSTGTINIKINPLESFILKIY, from the coding sequence ATGAATAAAACCATTGCTTTAGCTTCCATGATAGTGCTTACGGTAATATTGGGGTGTAAAAAAGTACAAGAAACAGAGGTGGTAGCAAGAACGTCTTTAAAGAAAAAGCAAGTTATTTATCAAGTTTTCACACGTCTTTTTGGAAACACTAATTCAACCAATAAACCCTGGGGAACTATTGAAGAAAATGGCGTTGGAAAATTTAACGACTTTACAGATAAAGCTTTAAAAGAAATTAAAGATTTAGGAGTTACGCATATTTGGTACACTGGGGTACCGCATCATGATGTTATTACAGATTATACGGAGTTTGGTATTTCAATGGATGATCCCGATGTGGTAAAAGGGCGTGCCGGATCACCTTATGCGGTTAAAGATTATTACAATGTAAACCCAGATTTAGCTGTAGATGTTAATAATCGGTTAGGCGAGTTTAAAGCGCTCATAGAGCGTTCTCACAAAGCAGGGTTAAAAGTTGTTATCGATATAGTTCCCAACCATGTAGCTAGAAATTATGAAGGTTTAACCAACCCTGAAGGCGTGGTAGATTTTGGCGCTAATGATGATAAATCGGTTACATATAATGTAAACAATAACTTTTATTACAACCCAGATGAGTCATTTAAAGTGCCCGTTTGGGAAAATAATTATTCTCCTTTAGGAGATGAAAAACATCCTTTAGAAGATGGTGAATTTGATGAAAATCCAGCAAAATGGACAGGTAATGGGTCTAGATTATCTCAACCTAAAATGAATGATTGGTACGAAACCGTAAAAATAAACTATGGTATTGCACCAGATGGAACTAAAGATTTTGATGAACTTCCAGAAGGTTTTGAAAACAAAGATTACAAAGCGCATTTACAGTTTTGGAAAGATAAAAAAATTCCAGACTCATGGAAAAAGTTTAAGGATATTGCTCTGTACTGGTTAGATATGGGGGTAGATGGTTTTAGGTTCGATATGGCCGAAATGGTACCGGTTGAGTTTTGGAGTTACATGAATTCTAATATTAAAAACAAAAATCCCGAGGCTTTTTTACTGGCAGAAGTTTACAATCCAAGCTTATACAGAGATTATATTAAAAAAGGAAAAATGGATTATTTATATGATAAAGTTCAGTTGTATGATACTCTTAAGCACGTAATGCAAGGACACGGAAAAACAGATAATATTCCACCTATTCAAGAGGATTTAAAAGACATAGAACACCATATGCTCCATTTTTTAGAAAACCACGACGAGCAACGTATTGCCAGTCCAGAGTTTGCAGGAAATGCAAAAAAAGGAAAACCTGCTATGGTAGTTTCTGCAACTATTAGCACCTCTCCAACCATGATTTATTTTGGGCAAGAATTGGGTGAACCCGGAGCAGAAGACGCTGGTTTTGGGAAACCATCAAGAACATCAATTTTTGATTATATAGGGGTGCCAACACTACAACGCTGGGTAAATAATAAACAGTTTGATGGCGGACAATCTACTGCCGAAGAAAAAGAATTAAGAGACTTCTATAAACGTTTGCTAAATTTTACAATTAATAGTACAGCTTTAGCCGGTAATTATCAAGATATTCATTTGTATAACAGAAAACATACCAATAATTATTCAGATAGAGTATTGTCTTTTGTAAGATGGAGTATTGAAGAAAAACTAATCGTTATATCTAATTTTGACGATTCTAATTCTTATGAATTTAACTTAGAAATCCCACAAGAGTTAATCAATACCTTAAGTTTAAAAGATGGTGTTTATACTGTTAAAGATGAGTTATATGGAAAGTATAAGTCAAGTTTGAACATTAAAAATTCCACAGGAACTATAAATATTAAAATTAACCCGTTAGAATCGTTTATTCTTAAAATTTATTAA
- a CDS encoding alpha-amylase family glycosyl hydrolase, with protein sequence MKKSIILALIYIPLVSFVLFINCKDNENKKEKTPFVWEGANIYFLLVDRFNNADFANDVNFNRNKETAVLRGFKGGDLKGITQKINEGYFTDLGVNAIWMTPIVEQIHGSTDEGTGLTYGYHGYWTKDWTAIDPNFGTKDDLHELVEAAHKKGIRVLLDAVINHTGPVTAKDPAWPQDWVRTEPKCEYTNYESTVSCTLVENLPDIRTESNEDVDLPQQLVEKWKKEGRYQQEMAELEAFFKRTGYPRAPRFYIIKWLTDYITEFGIDGYRCDTVKHTEAYVWEEFKTQCDDAFNKFKEDNPDKVLDNNDFYLVGEVYNYGISSGKYFDYGDKKQNYFDNKFNSQINFEFKWNAKQMPIQEMFAKYDSILHSNLKGFGVLNYLSSHDDHNPFDAKRGKPFETANKLLLAPGTSQIYYGDELARILLVDGASGDANLRSFMNWEAQESNSEILNHWQKLGQFRNNHPAVGAGKHQMISSNPFVFSRSFSIKDYHDKVVVGLNLSKGEKLIDVSSVFNNGEKLHEAYSNQNLKVKNGKVSVNSEFSIVLLETK encoded by the coding sequence ATGAAAAAAAGCATAATTCTGGCGTTAATTTATATTCCTTTAGTTTCATTTGTTCTATTCATTAATTGTAAGGATAACGAAAACAAGAAAGAAAAAACACCTTTTGTTTGGGAAGGTGCCAATATCTATTTTTTACTAGTAGATAGATTTAACAATGCAGATTTTGCTAACGACGTTAATTTTAATAGAAACAAAGAAACAGCAGTATTAAGAGGTTTTAAAGGGGGCGATTTAAAAGGGATAACCCAAAAAATAAACGAAGGTTACTTTACCGATTTGGGGGTCAATGCCATTTGGATGACTCCTATTGTCGAGCAAATTCACGGAAGTACCGATGAAGGTACGGGGCTTACATACGGGTATCATGGGTATTGGACAAAAGATTGGACGGCCATAGATCCCAATTTTGGAACGAAAGACGATTTGCACGAGTTGGTAGAGGCGGCTCATAAAAAAGGCATTAGGGTTTTATTGGATGCCGTAATTAACCACACGGGGCCGGTAACAGCAAAAGATCCTGCTTGGCCACAGGATTGGGTAAGAACAGAACCCAAATGTGAGTACACTAATTATGAGTCTACTGTAAGCTGCACCCTGGTTGAGAATTTACCGGATATAAGAACAGAAAGTAATGAAGATGTTGATTTGCCACAACAGTTGGTTGAAAAATGGAAAAAAGAAGGCAGGTACCAGCAAGAAATGGCAGAGTTAGAGGCTTTTTTTAAAAGAACAGGCTATCCCAGGGCACCGCGTTTCTACATTATTAAATGGCTAACGGATTATATTACAGAGTTCGGAATAGATGGCTATAGGTGCGACACCGTAAAACATACCGAAGCCTATGTTTGGGAAGAATTTAAAACCCAATGCGATGATGCGTTTAATAAATTTAAAGAAGACAACCCAGACAAGGTATTGGATAATAACGATTTTTATCTAGTGGGAGAGGTGTACAATTACGGAATAAGCTCTGGAAAGTATTTTGATTACGGTGATAAAAAACAAAACTATTTTGATAATAAATTTAACAGCCAAATAAACTTTGAATTTAAGTGGAACGCCAAACAAATGCCTATTCAAGAAATGTTTGCCAAATATGACAGTATTCTTCATTCAAATTTAAAAGGATTTGGTGTTTTAAACTATTTAAGTTCACATGATGATCACAATCCGTTTGATGCCAAACGCGGAAAACCTTTTGAAACAGCCAATAAGTTATTGTTAGCCCCAGGAACTTCTCAAATTTATTACGGCGATGAATTAGCGCGTATATTATTGGTTGATGGGGCTAGTGGCGATGCCAACTTAAGATCTTTTATGAATTGGGAAGCGCAAGAAAGTAACAGTGAAATTTTAAACCATTGGCAAAAATTAGGGCAATTTAGAAATAACCATCCAGCAGTTGGAGCGGGCAAACATCAAATGATAAGTTCTAACCCATTTGTGTTTTCAAGAAGTTTTTCAATAAAAGACTATCATGATAAAGTAGTTGTTGGTTTAAATCTTTCAAAAGGAGAGAAACTAATAGATGTTTCTTCTGTATTTAATAATGGTGAAAAACTGCATGAGGCATATTCAAATCAAAATTTAAAAGTTAAAAACGGAAAAGTTAGTGTTAATTCAGAATTTAGTATTGTTCTTCTAGAAACTAAATAG
- a CDS encoding alpha/beta hydrolase produces the protein MSCKTDKTFSKHVFKIENATLSSGSLYRIDSIQSKYIKPRPVDVWLPENYSKEKKYAVLYMHDGQMLFDSTTTWNKQEWKVDEWASKLMNDKITKNFIVVGIHNIKELRWFDLFPQKAFYNLNKDTDVSMLHDGYEGFDEFLLNGDNYLKFLVEELKPFIDSTYSVYTNRENTFVAGSSMGGLMSMYAICEYPNIFSGAACLSTHWEGAAPIENNPLPEAVFKYMEANLPSAENHKLYFDYGTETLDAHYPKHAPKVNEILASKGYDKTNSKNLMFEGANHSENAWNQRLYIPLTFLLGNTNEQI, from the coding sequence ATGTCTTGCAAAACAGATAAAACGTTTTCAAAGCATGTTTTTAAAATTGAAAATGCCACTTTGTCTAGTGGTTCATTATATAGAATAGATAGCATACAATCTAAGTATATAAAACCAAGACCAGTTGATGTTTGGTTGCCAGAAAACTATTCAAAAGAAAAAAAATATGCCGTTTTATATATGCATGATGGACAGATGTTGTTTGATAGCACCACAACATGGAATAAGCAAGAATGGAAGGTAGATGAGTGGGCATCTAAACTTATGAACGATAAAATAACCAAAAACTTTATTGTAGTTGGTATTCATAATATCAAGGAGTTAAGGTGGTTTGATTTATTTCCACAAAAAGCTTTTTATAATTTAAATAAAGATACCGATGTATCCATGCTGCATGATGGTTATGAAGGATTTGATGAGTTTCTATTAAACGGCGATAATTATCTTAAATTCTTAGTAGAAGAGTTAAAACCATTCATAGATTCAACATACTCCGTTTACACTAATAGAGAAAATACATTTGTAGCGGGTTCCAGTATGGGTGGTTTAATGAGTATGTATGCTATTTGCGAATATCCTAATATTTTTTCTGGGGCCGCTTGTCTTTCAACGCATTGGGAAGGAGCCGCTCCAATAGAAAATAATCCGTTGCCAGAAGCTGTTTTTAAATACATGGAAGCTAATTTACCATCGGCAGAAAACCATAAACTTTATTTTGATTATGGCACAGAAACATTAGATGCACATTACCCTAAGCACGCGCCTAAAGTAAATGAAATATTAGCATCTAAGGGGTATGATAAAACAAACTCAAAGAATTTAATGTTTGAAGGAGCAAACCATTCAGAAAATGCATGGAATCAGCGTTTGTATATTCCGTTAACATTTTTATTAGGTAATACAAATGAACAAATTTAG